TTACGATGGGCCTGAGCTCAAGGCCCCAACTTTCCATCTACGTATAAACATTCCTCCCGCTTCAGCCGAAGGATACGCTTGTGGTTTGcgtaaaaaaatatttgcaagaacTCTCCCGAGTAAGATCATTTAAGTACGATTTTGGCCACAGCTATTGACAAATTCGGGCTTTGACTGAAGTGAGTAATTGAATTACGTTGAGCCTCTGAAGTTTgccttttatttatatattttcccCAATTGTGTGGCTCGGGCTGCCATTGGCTGCGGTCCCTGCAGCCTACCCGAGGGCTCTGCAGTTACATAAGGCTCTGCTGGGAGCCTATATAAAGCCTTTTTGCATGCCAGCAAGAGACAGAATTTTATCAAGATCCAGGTCCCACTGCATTAGTTCGCACAAGCAGGAGATTTGCTTGAAGACATACTGAAACCTGAACCCGGGCTGGTTTGTTTGCTAGCCAGTACTTCACAGCTGTCAACCTGAGTCGCAAGTAGCAGCTACTCTAAGTAGCTTCTGTGCACTATgaagaatttttcatttcctatgCAGGAAAACACACACCAGACCGAGAGTCCTTCTCCTCACAGATTCCTGAGTTTGACAAATCAGTCAGATCCTGTTGGAAGACCAGAGAGAGATGAGCAATTAGCTCAAGTAGAGATTGCTGTACTGGGGGTCATATTTCTGACAGCGTCTGTGGGCAATTTTATTCTTATACTGGTACTGTGGCGAAGAAGAAAGAAGCTCTCTAGGATGTATGTATTCATGCTTCACCTCAGCATCGCTGACTTAGTGGTAGCCTTTTTTCAAGTGCTGCCTCAGCTCATATGGGATATTACAGACATTTTCATAGGGCCAGATTTCTTGTGCAGAATTATCAAGTATCTACAATTGCTGGGCATGTTTGCCTCTACTTATATGATAGTGGTCATGACAGTGGACAGATATCAAGCAGTTTGCTACCCTATGGTCACTTTCCAAAAGAAGAGAGCTCTCTGGAACATCCCCATTTGCACCAGCTGGTCTATATCACTGATTCTTAGCCTACCACAGGTATTTATCTTTTCTAAGACTGAAATATCTCCAGGTATCTTTGAATGCTGGGGTGAATTTATTCAGCCATGGGGCCCAAGGGCATATGTGACATGGATTTTTGTAGTTATATTCTTCATTCCCTCAGCCATCCTTATCACATGCCAGGTTAAGATTTGCAAAATAatcaaaagaaatatatatgtgaaaaaacagaatgaaTATGAAGTAACAAATCAGAAGCAAGTCCTGCCATCCCGAGCAAGCAGTGTGAACTGTATTTCAAAGGCTATGATCAAGACTGTAAAAATGACAGTGGTGACAGTTGTTGCATATGTTCTCTGTTGGTCACCTTTCTTTATTGCACAGCTGTGGTCTGTGTGGTTCCCCAGTGTCGTGACCGAAGGTAAGATACTCTCCATCCTCATTCATACCTTCATAGCAGGCTGGCACATTGCTATATTGCTTTATATTTGCACTTTGCTTTTGTGTAGAAGTTATATGTGATCATCTGAgtatgattaaaaagaaaatcctgggTTGATCACCTACTATATTTAATTAGGTACAAACAACTTAATGTGTTCTGTGAGCAAAACATCGTATAAGtgtgtattttgtgtgtgtgtgtatatgttttCAGTGATTAATGATTTAAAGATTAATAAACAGCACAGGGAGGAGTATCATCTGCTCCGGCAACGGTTCAGACTTTTAGAGGTTTTAGATATTATAGCAGCAGTATTTTGGGTTCTTGAGGTGAAAATGAATAATTAACTAttcaaaggaataaaattaagatttcttACTTACTGGATAGAGCACTGATGTTATAagacatctgatttttttttaatattgaaatcATATTGACAAAATCTCTGTAGTACACTAAGAAGCAATTAAAAGTTGTGAAACAGCtatttataaagcaaaaaaagcaagccTGAGAGAGCTATCAAAGAACACCATGTTGTAAACAAGATTAATCTTGTCAAACTTACACTGTTGCCTCTTTGTGAAAGGCAGACTCTATGTGACTTTGAGTTCACTGATTCTAAACTCAAAGATAGGaaccaaaggagaaaaaaaagataacagcTCTGTCTGATGAAAAAACCCTCCTGATCTTTGTTTCAAGAATTCTTTCAGTCTGTGTAAATTTGAGTCATActgtacatatatttatatcaATATCTGTGTCTGTATGCATATCTGTATATCAGGTTAGCGATTGTTTTTGAATTTAATGCAGCTGCATCAAAAAAAGAGCTATATGGTACTatttaaatctgaaatgcaTACAATACAGTGTGCTTCGTACCTTCAACAATTATAAACTGCATGGAACAAATGGGAATTTCCTACTATTAGATTCGCTGTAATATATGAGCAGGTACACCAGAAAGCAGCAGACTGTGAAAATGTTACTTATTTGTAAAAGTGCTTTATTTACTCTGGTATTCCTTTAACTATTTCATTCCAGGTTCGGCATTCACCATTATCATGCTCCTTGGCAATTTAAATAGTTGCACCAACCCATGGATTTACATGTATTTCTGTGGCCACATTCCATATTGCACAAATAAGCAGCTGGAGAGCACCTCAGCTCAAGAGGAGTCGGTGATCACGGGGAGCATTCATCTCATAGACAGAGACACTGAGGAAAACAGTACTTCTGCATAAATGTTgaatgctttttgttgttttgttacATTTGCTATGTTCGCAAGACATATCAATATTTTACCACCATCCCTTGTTTTTTAGAtaaggaagctggaaaagcgTCTCTTGTTgtacaaatatatttctgtgcagTTCTGTAGCATAGACAGGAGGTTTCTGTGTTGTGCAAGCCTGACTCAGTGCTTCCATCACCACCGTGCTATAGAATGAATTCTTGTAAAGACTGACAAAGATACATAAAAGTATCTTAGATATTTTGTGTCCTAATGTACTTTCTCTTCTGTGAGTCTGGATTTCTAAGTGGTAAAATTTTACAACTAACTAGTCCAACAAATTGAACCATAATTGGAAAAGAATCTGACATAATTAGATGTGAATATGTGTTCAGATTGGAATTGCTCATCATTCTGGTGTGACTGGGGGACAGTTTGACAAATCTtaagaaggcagcagaaagtcagaaaaatcCATTGCCAGCTATTATGAATACCTGTTTTAAAGTAACTCCTGATACACTTTTATAAAATGCCTAGCAGCGTAATAccatttttcataaaaaggaTTCAGTGTCCTTGTGACACTGACACCTACTTTGGTCTGAAATGCCATCGTGGATTGGAGGAGGTAGGTCAGCAGCATAGTAGCAGTCCAGGTTTGTGGCTTCACACCATGGGATTTGACCTTCCATGCATTCCCTGATGTGCAGGCAGTTAACTGAAACTccccacacatacacacatgtataCATACTTTAGATCAAAATGGGCGCTAGGAATGTAAACTTTCAGCTGGTATTCAGAcctatttttttctggcatGCAATTTATTGACAGAGTATACTTAGAACCCCTTCAGGCACAAATTCAATTATTTCCCCTTCATGGTAAAAACAAATCTGCATATCTTTATCTGAGAATGCCATTTCCTTGCTAGTTTGTTGGTATTTTATGCAGGTAGCTATTTATTCCCCTTTCACTGTCTGCAATCTTATCAGAGGTGTATGGAAGGAGTATCAGCAAGGCTCTTTCAGGTGAGAATAGCGCTGCATTCACAGAGTTTCTTGGTGATACCTGCATATCATTTACCTACGTTATACTACGTTTCATCAGTGCTATTCACATTTCGTTTTTATGAGTGCTGACAATCTcaaattttaatggaaaagctATAAAAGTGAGGTTTTTAATAGTCTAAATTGTACGCAAAGAAACACTGATTTGAACTAAACACTGAATTGTGAGAAGTGCTGCTGTACAATGAATAGCTACGCTTCATGTTAATGTGTGCTGATATGGCTGAATATTCTATCGTTTCCTTGTATAGTTAGACCAGATAGGGGTACGAGCCAATATTGCTGTTCTTTATGATGAGAAAAGCCTGTATGCAAGTCCAGCTGGCAAGAAGAACAGGTTTCCAGCAAgtaggaagaggaagaaggtggATGAAGATAGTACCAGAGCCACACAGGAATGTGAAGAATCTGTATGCAGTCTCTTATCATAATGGCAATGGCAATTGATACTTTTTTCTTGctgggtgtccccccccccccgcctcttTTTAATGAATAGTTGTTAATTCTGCCCCACAACATGTCCCCAGTCAGAGCAATTCTGTAACTCAAATGACAGTGTCCTTATCTGGAGTATGAACATCCAAGATACAATCCATACTATTGATAGGATATGTGTTGTATTCAGCCACTGACTTTCTAACACTTTCAGTCAAATTAGCTCTCAGTTAGGCTCTCCCTTACGACTTGACCAAATGGTTGATGGTGGGTTGTTTGTTCTTTTACTTTTCTACTTCCTTTGACTGCAGTAAAATATACAGTGTTGAAGGGAACTGTAAATAGAAATGCTTCAAGGAATTACCTGTGTCATTGCACTACTGGATTTGCAGCAAAACACATTGAAAGCCTCAGAAGGTGCATGTTTGCAAGGAAAAGAGACATTCAAATTGCCTGTAAATAATCATCCAGCTCCAGAACTGACATAAGTCACAGAGACCGCAGTGGAGCTGTGCCATTTTACACCACCTGATCTGGCCtctgacatttaaaaagtatAACTCCTACTACTTACATTTCTGCATTGCATTCTGCATATATTTGTTACTGGCTCTATAAATAATTTGGTAGCACTTGATTTCTCAAATAACAGTAGCTCAACGTGTTCTATAAAAGTCTGAGAGCAATATTAACTGTCagtatttcagatattttgatCATGTAATGAATGAAATGCCAGAACTTCTTCAGTTCAGTAATGAATGCTCACTGTCTGTAATGTTCAAAACAATGATATTTTTGTCTCTCAAGTGcttgctttctgattttttaattttctctcccctgAAATCAGTCCtgctgttaagaagaaaaataaaggttacTGTGCTACAGTGTCAAACTACAGGCTATGGACACATTTAGTTTCAGTCCATCAGGAGGCCTTTGAAAGCAGgtattcctgctttttttcctagtaaAGTGGATTGGGCTGCATTTTCCAGATATAAGTCATTATCCCACATgacctgccctgcctgccccatggACAGCACTGACCCCTGACAAACACACTAAATTAGTTttgataattcttttttttttcctagtaaagTGTCCTTTACAGgacttttcttatttcttaaagaaaaagacatttaaaagtATAATGACATTTCTCTCTTCGTAAATTTGGCCATCAGTTTTCTTGGGAGTTGCAGTTTGAACATCTTGTGCCATTCCTCTCTGTTTTGATTCTTCAGCTGGACTATATCTTTTCCAATTCAATGTCACTTAGCTTTCCAATAGGCATTACAGTGTCTCATTAAGAGGGATGACTGTGAGACATCACTGTAGTCTGCCCAGGGTCTGTAATCCATATGGGAGGATCAAAAACCTGAATGTACAAGTCCCCGGAGGCACTATGGTGGAAGCatgtgcaaatgaaaaaatccaATTGTCAGATGAAAGCCGTCTTCATCAATTCCTAGGTTCTGTTTTCTCacacaaataatttctgagcagaaaaatacaaagtgtACAAGTTCACACTCTTGAAGTGAATGCGTATGTTGTTGATACTGGCACTGCAGTACAGTTTCTGgttatctgctttttttaaaaactttccaGTGTTTTGTTACCACTTGGGAAAGGCATAGTTCAGTAAAAGGAATTAGGTTCTTCCTTAAAAATTATCGGTTTATGTTTTGCAGTACAGGTAAGAATCAAAGACAATGTAATCTATCAGTTCTGTATAGatttattacaggaaaaaacccaacaacctaGTAGAATTAAAGGAAATTGCCAACATGTGTTTTGCATTCTTTACACtatattttgataattttgtTATTCTACAGAactgctgctgtattttcatAGCCAGTCCCTGTTCGGATACCTGTATATGGTGAATACTGAAGCCAGCAGTGTTGGGTGATAATACTTCTCTTTATTCTTTCAATGAAACAATGCTGACAAATTGTAAGGATGGTGCCAAACTAATGTCCTGCCAGTTTCACTTTGATCACTTAGTTCTGACAACTGTAACTGGTTATTGGGTCAAATAAACTGCTCCTGTCTCTGTGTTGTTGGGGGAAGACTGGCAGTGTAATGTGGAGACCCAAGTTGGAACTGGCAGGGTTTATGATGTGAGGTAGACATGGCTGTGTTGTCTAGTTCCCAAGCATATGGCCAGGATAAAAGTATCCTCAGGAGTAAAAAATTGCATAACCTTATGAATGTCAGCTACTCTTGGCTGAAGAGTATTGTGAGCAGACAAAGGCAAAGCAAGATGATCCAGCTACTCAATTCTT
The Phalacrocorax aristotelis chromosome 1, bGulAri2.1, whole genome shotgun sequence DNA segment above includes these coding regions:
- the LOC142051506 gene encoding arg8-vasotocin receptor-like, which produces MKNFSFPMQENTHQTESPSPHRFLSLTNQSDPVGRPERDEQLAQVEIAVLGVIFLTASVGNFILILVLWRRRKKLSRMYVFMLHLSIADLVVAFFQVLPQLIWDITDIFIGPDFLCRIIKYLQLLGMFASTYMIVVMTVDRYQAVCYPMVTFQKKRALWNIPICTSWSISLILSLPQVFIFSKTEISPGIFECWGEFIQPWGPRAYVTWIFVVIFFIPSAILITCQVKICKIIKRNIYVKKQNEYEVTNQKQVLPSRASSVNCISKAMIKTVKMTVVTVVAYVLCWSPFFIAQLWSVWFPSVVTEGSAFTIIMLLGNLNSCTNPWIYMYFCGHIPYCTNKQLESTSAQEESVITGSIHLIDRDTEENSTSA